In a single window of the Elaeis guineensis isolate ETL-2024a chromosome 8, EG11, whole genome shotgun sequence genome:
- the LOC105035785 gene encoding uncharacterized protein has protein sequence MEDLKVALNDHADLVSELFEKLSAELRSGFRPAVDNFVGFFHAIDWKEPWLICLLLFHLSVLLITIISRKNVNFQLCLSMVAFTGVYLAERMNNFLGKHWKSFASQNYFDPHGLFISVLWSGPLVFMAIIIVVNTLFTLCHLIIKWKKAELRHRARLARDKQE, from the exons ATGGAAGATCTGAAGGTGGCCTTAAACGATCATGCGGATCTCGTCTCCGAGCTCTTCGAGAAGCTCTCCGCCGAACTCCGCTCCGGATTCCGCCCCGCCGTCGACAACTTCGTCGGTTTCTTCCACGCCATCGATTGGAAG GAACCTTGGTTGATATGCTTACTACTGTTCCACCTATCTGTGCTGCTGATAACTATCATCTCGAGGAAAAATGTCAACTTCCAACTCTGCCTGTCCATGGTAGCAT TTACTGGTGTATATCTTGCTGAGAGGATGAACAATTTTCTAGGAAAACACTGGAAGAGCTTTGCGAGCCAGAATTACTTTGATCCTCACGGTCTTTTTATTTCAGTCCTCTGGTCAGGTCCACTTGTTTTTATGGCCATTATAATTGTG GTGAATACTCTCTTCACATTGTGCCACCTTATTATAAAATGGAAAAAAGCAGAACTCAGACATCGGGCCAGGCTTGCTCGTGACAAGCAGGAATGA
- the LOC105035784 gene encoding zinc finger protein STOP1 homolog encodes MDPKLRRTSESAAKSCAQMMGDRSRNFNLGQPFIQCNPTNLCYGGKHEQTFPEFPSALDTETQSLYQPEHEVKSINQFKPSPNVNNAILDWDPRLVLSNLSFLEQKIHQVQDIVRSIINQEGQFSNRANEMVAQRQLVTADLTSIIIQLISTAGSLLPSMKNTLVSTNPSVGQVGSIVGARTSFGINGSQQQNEVIHMEVPKASAYDDLIEGFNNRGNEGSELIKGLNAQGNEGDELMKCLKSCEGEGTESIPVEDHEVKDCDDGADGENLPPGSYEVLQLEKEEILAPHTHFCTICGKGFKRDANLRMHMRGHGDEYKTAAALAKPHKESTSEPALIKRYSCPFVGCKRNKEHKKFQPLKTILCVKNHYKRSHCDKSFTCSRCNTKKFSVIADLKTHEKHCGRDKWLCSCGTTFSRKDKLFGHVALFQGHTPVLAVDEANVSGISDQVQGNEVINGMVGSMDYNFASSTLDDVQILNIKGVDDGRGCFSPMNFDACNFGGLDEFPRPAFEVSESSFSFLCSGSSNFIQRSGDN; translated from the coding sequence ATGGATCCTAAGCTGAGAAGAACTTCGGAATCGGCGGCAAAATCTTGTGCCCAAATGATGGGAGACCGATCAAGAAATTTCAACCTGGGCCAGCCATTCATCCAATGCAACCCCACCAATTTATGCTATGGTGGTAAGCATGAGCAAACCTTCCCAGAATTTCCCTCAGCCTTAGACACTGAAACCCAGAGCTTATATCAACCAGAGCATGAGGTAAAGAGCATAAATCAATTCAAACCAAGTCCCAATGTCAATAATGCAATTTTGGATTGGGACCCAAGATTGGTACTAAGCAACCTCTCCTTCCTTGAGCAAAAGATCCACCAAGTTCAAGATATAGTCCGGTCTATCATTAACCAGGAAGGTCAGTTCTCCAACCGAGCTAATGAAATGGTGGCTCAGCGGCAGCTTGTGActgcagatctcactagcatcaTAATTCAGTTGATCTCAACAGCAGGTTCTCTTCTTCCTTCTATGAAGAATACACTTGTCTCAACTAATCCATCGGTTGGGCAGGTGGGCAGCATCGTAGGTGCTCGAACTAGCTTCGGCATAAATGGCAGTCAGCAGCAGAATGAGGTCATACATATGGAGGTACCCAAGGCTTCAGCATATGATGATCTGATCGAAGGTTTTAACAATCGTGGGAATGAAGGCAGCGAGCTGATCAAAGGTTTGAATGCTCAAGGGAATGAAGGTGATGAGCTGATGAAATGTCTGAAAAGTTGTGAGGGTGAGGGAACTGAATCCATTCCTGTTGAAGACCATGAAGTGAAGGACTGTGATGATGGTGCTGATGGAGAAAACCTGCCCCCTGGTTCTTATGAAGTCTTGCAGTTGGAAAAGGAGGAGATTTTAGCACCACATACCCACTTCTGTACGATATGTGGGAAAGGATTCAAGAGAGATGCTAACCTAAGGATGCACATGAGAGGCCATGGAGATGAGTACAAGACCGCAGCTGCCCTTGCCAAGCCTCATAAGGAATCAACCTCAGAACCAGCACTTATAAAGAGGTACTCGTGCCCCTTTGTAGGATGTAAGAGGAACAAGGAGCACAAGAAGTTCCAACCTCTCAAGACGATTCTGTGTGTGAAAAATCATTACAAGAGAAGCCACTGTGACAAGAGCTTTACTTGCAGTAGATGCAATACCAAGAAGTTTTCAGTTATTGCAGATCTGAAAACTCATGAGAAGCATTGCGGTCGTGACAAATGGCTATGTTCCTGTGGGACAACATTCTCAAGGAAGGATAAGTTGTTCGGGCACGTTGCTTTATTCCAGGGCCATACACCTGTTCTTGCAGTGGATGAAGCCAACGTTTCGGGAATATCAGATCAAGTACAGGGCAATGAAGTGATAAATGGTATGGTGGGAAGTATGGATTATAACTTTGCTAGCAGCACCTTGGATGATGTTCAGATTCTCAATATTAAAGGTGTTGATGATGGACGAGGATGTTTCTCTCCTATGAATTTTGATGCCTGTAACTTTGGGGGACTTGATGAGTTCCCTCGTCCTGCATTTGAGGTTTCTGAAAGTTCATTCTCCTTTCTTTGTTCTGGGTCAAGTAATTTCATTCAAAGAAGTGGAGACAACTGA